The Coffea arabica cultivar ET-39 chromosome 2c, Coffea Arabica ET-39 HiFi, whole genome shotgun sequence genome includes the window aagaaaatgtttttgGCCCAACAAGAAATTTCTTTCCTTGGCATGAAGATTGCTAAAGGGAAATGTATGCCTGAACAACATGTGGGACAATCTGTTATGGATTTTCCTGAAGAAAATCTTTCAAAAACACAAGTTCAGCAATTTCTTGGAATTGTCAATTATGTCCGGGAATTTATTCCCCAAGCTTCAAAGCATATTAGTCCTCTGACTAAAATGCTCAAAAAGAAACCTCCTCTATGGGGTTCTTCACAAACCCAAGCAATCCGAATTCTGAAGGAAGAACTTCAAAATCTTCCTACTCTTCACATCCCGTCTAATGGAAAAAGAATTCTACAAACTGATGCTAGTGGTAAATTCCGGGGAGCTGTACTTCTTGAAGTAGATGAACAGGGAACAAAATATTGTTGTGGATTTGCAAGTGGAAAATTCAAAGTTTCAGAACAACATTATCATTCCACTTTCAAAGAAATTCTGGCAGTCAAAAATGGTATAAAAaaattctctttcttccttatATCTCATcattttttggttgaaatggataTGGGATCACTTCCTAAGATGCtgcatttcaaacaaaaatttattCCTAACCCTCAATTGCTTAGATGGTCAGCATGCTTTTAGgtcaagtggtatcagagccagaaTGTGGTGGGGGTGAGTGTTAAAAGTCTGGGGGTCGAACCTCGCCCAAGGCGGGTTTAAGGGGTGAGAGTCATGTGACTGCTCCCATCCACTATAAGTACGGTTGTTGGGCCTCCCCTAACAGCTTAAGCTTTTAGGTCAAAATATGGGGGACTGATTCATCATGAAGTTCTTCCAACATAGATGAAAGAGGATTATCATAGACCCTTGTAGCTTCATCTGCTCTGTTTTCCTGTTCAAGAGCAAAAACAGGATTAGTATGTATATCATACATTAACGAGGATGGTGGCTCTtgttgttggtcttgaacaatTTGTTTTgctttcctctttctttcttcttatcaTACATTAATGAGGATGGTGGCTCTtgttgttggtcttgaacaatTTGTTTtgccttcctctttttttcttcttcagctTTCTTTTGTTCCCTTTCAGCCAGTTGCTTTGTCTTTTCAGCATCCTTttgaatttgtttattcttACAATATTCTTGAAGAGCTGCTACAATATCAAAAGGTTTTGAAGATTGTGGCTATGGTTCTGGAAAATACAGAGAGGGTGATGGTGTACTGTTACCACCAAAATAAAAAGGTGTTGGCCAATTTCTACGAGATGTTTCTCCGAAAATTGAACTTACCTTTGGAGGAGGTGTGGTTGGTTCTAAATCATATTTAGGAATTTCTCCTGTAGTTCGTAACACATGAAGCTGGTTTTGAatgaattttgtttctttttctttattcaaaataaaatcagcTAAAGAAGATAGATCTGTAGGCATAATATATTTAAGTTCTTGAagtctttt containing:
- the LOC140035670 gene encoding uncharacterized protein, with the translated sequence MNPDDTKLAERECQELLTFGLIEISHSQWACRAFYVNKRSEKISKAKWFSKFYMNPDDTKLAERECQELLTFGLIEISHSQWACRAFYVNKRSEKEFILRIGTKLVFVFLIIVFNGSNTFEEHLTLLKDFHNLVKQYGIMLSEKKMFLAQQEISFLGMKIAKGKCMPEQHVGQSVMDFPEENLSKTQVQQFLGIVNYVREFIPQASKHISPLTKMLKKKPPLWGSSQTQAIRILKEELQNLPTLHIPSNGKRILQTDASGKFRGAVLLEPVALSFQHPFEFVYSYNILEELLQYQKVLKIVAMVLENTERVMVYCYHQNKKVLANFYEMFLRKLNLPLEEVWLVLNHI